From a single Agrobacterium tumefaciens genomic region:
- a CDS encoding dihydrofolate reductase has product MSEARVTIIVAVSENGVIGRDLDMPWKLSTDLKRFKAMTMGKPLIMGRKTFLSVGERPLPGRPHIIVSRNADYRPDGVDVVSSLEEALKLAKDKAAELGVDEVFVAGGGEIYRQAMPFADQLSVTHVAVKLDGDTFFPDIDPDVFEKIDENAVPAGERDNYPVLFTTYLRRAASK; this is encoded by the coding sequence ATGAGCGAGGCGCGTGTCACCATCATCGTTGCAGTGTCGGAAAACGGCGTCATCGGCCGTGACCTCGACATGCCGTGGAAGCTCTCCACCGATCTCAAGCGCTTCAAGGCGATGACGATGGGCAAGCCGCTCATCATGGGCCGCAAGACGTTTTTGTCTGTCGGCGAGCGCCCCTTGCCGGGGCGGCCGCATATCATCGTCAGCCGCAATGCCGATTACAGGCCGGATGGGGTGGATGTCGTCTCGTCGCTGGAAGAGGCTTTGAAGCTTGCCAAAGACAAGGCCGCGGAACTGGGCGTGGATGAGGTTTTCGTGGCCGGCGGCGGGGAAATTTACCGTCAGGCGATGCCGTTTGCCGATCAACTTTCCGTCACCCATGTGGCGGTAAAGCTCGATGGCGACACTTTTTTTCCGGATATCGATCCTGACGTCTTTGAAAAAATCGACGAGAATGCCGTTCCCGCAGGGGAAAGGGACAATTATCCGGTTCTGTTCACCACTTATTTGCGAAGAGCCGCGTCAAAGTGA
- a CDS encoding thymidylate synthase, protein MKQYLDLLRHVMDTGSDRGDRTGTGTRSVFGYQMRFDLSQGFPVLTTKKLHLRSIIHELLWFLKGDTNIAYLKENGVSIWDEWADENGDLGPVYGAQWRSWPAPDGRHIDQIALLIEALKTNPNSRRHIVSAWNPALVDEMALPPCHCLFQFYVSDGKLSCQLYQRSADIFLGVPFNIASYALLTLMVAQVVGLKPGDFVHTLGDAHIYANHFDQARLQMTRTPKALPTMRLNPDVKDLFDFKFEDFTLENYEADSSIKAPIAV, encoded by the coding sequence ATGAAACAATATCTCGATCTTCTCCGGCATGTGATGGACACCGGCTCCGACCGTGGAGACCGCACCGGCACCGGCACGCGCTCGGTCTTCGGTTACCAGATGCGTTTCGATCTTTCGCAAGGCTTTCCGGTCCTCACCACCAAGAAGCTGCATCTGCGCTCCATCATCCACGAACTGCTGTGGTTCCTGAAGGGCGACACCAATATCGCCTATCTCAAGGAGAATGGCGTTTCCATCTGGGATGAGTGGGCCGATGAAAATGGTGATCTCGGCCCCGTTTATGGTGCGCAATGGCGCTCGTGGCCGGCACCGGATGGCCGTCATATCGACCAGATCGCGCTTTTGATCGAGGCGCTGAAAACCAATCCCAATTCCCGCCGCCACATCGTTTCAGCCTGGAACCCGGCGCTGGTGGACGAAATGGCGCTGCCGCCCTGCCATTGCCTGTTCCAGTTCTATGTTTCGGATGGCAAATTGTCCTGCCAGCTTTACCAGCGCTCGGCCGATATCTTCCTCGGCGTGCCGTTCAACATTGCATCCTATGCGCTGCTGACGCTGATGGTGGCGCAGGTCGTAGGTCTGAAGCCGGGAGATTTTGTCCACACGCTCGGCGACGCGCATATCTACGCCAACCATTTCGATCAGGCGCGGCTGCAGATGACCCGCACCCCGAAAGCCCTGCCGACAATGCGTCTCAACCCTGATGTGAAGGACCTTTTCGACTTTAAGTTCGAAGACTTTACGCTTGAGAATTACGAGGCCGATTCAAGCATCAAGGCACCGATCGCGGTATGA
- a CDS encoding SspB family protein — protein sequence MGQDHIRYDILAQDALRGVIRKVLGEVAATGRLPGDHHFFITFLTGAPGVRISQHLKSKYAEQMTIVIQHQFWDMKVTETGFEIGLSFSDTPEKLVIPYNAIRGFYDPSVNFELEFDVPLADEEEMEEAEITAYPVSNEAKPASTSEAPKAGEEKKEGSVVSLDAFRKKQ from the coding sequence ATGGGGCAGGATCATATCCGTTACGACATTCTCGCACAGGATGCCCTTCGCGGCGTTATTCGTAAGGTTTTGGGTGAAGTGGCCGCAACCGGCCGCCTGCCCGGCGACCATCATTTCTTCATCACATTCCTGACCGGCGCGCCGGGCGTGCGGATTTCCCAGCACCTCAAGTCGAAATATGCCGAGCAGATGACCATCGTTATCCAGCACCAGTTCTGGGATATGAAGGTAACCGAAACCGGCTTCGAAATCGGTCTGTCCTTCTCCGATACGCCTGAAAAGCTGGTTATCCCTTATAACGCCATTCGCGGTTTCTACGATCCTTCCGTCAACTTCGAGCTTGAGTTCGACGTGCCTCTGGCCGATGAAGAAGAGATGGAAGAGGCCGAAATCACTGCCTACCCCGTTTCCAACGAGGCAAAGCCCGCTTCCACCTCCGAGGCCCCCAAGGCAGGCGAGGAAAAGAAGGAAGGCTCCGTCGTTTCGCTGGATGCCTTCCGCAAGAAGCAATAA
- a CDS encoding SDR family oxidoreductase has translation MKSLENKVAIITGASSGIGRATARLFASHGAAVVINARGAAALEEVAAGIRETGGRVHAVVGDVNLEETHSRLADAALSIFGGLDIAVNNAGAVGAMKPLAEISAEEWDSVLTANLTSAYLGARHQIPLMLKRGGGSIVFISSFVGTSAGIPGMTAYGASKAALMGLVKGITADYAVQGIRANGLLPGGVDTPMAGDAAQKEWAAGLHAMKRIAEPEELAQAALFLASPMSSFVAGAALFADGGNAAVK, from the coding sequence ATGAAATCACTCGAAAACAAGGTTGCCATCATCACTGGCGCGTCATCCGGCATCGGCCGGGCGACGGCGAGGCTGTTTGCCTCGCATGGGGCAGCCGTCGTCATCAATGCGCGGGGTGCTGCTGCGCTGGAAGAGGTTGCCGCCGGGATTCGCGAGACCGGCGGCCGTGTCCATGCCGTTGTCGGCGATGTCAATCTTGAGGAGACCCATTCCCGGCTGGCGGATGCGGCCCTGAGCATTTTCGGCGGTCTCGATATCGCCGTCAACAATGCAGGCGCGGTCGGAGCCATGAAGCCGCTGGCGGAGATTTCCGCCGAGGAATGGGATTCCGTGCTCACAGCCAATCTCACTTCCGCATATCTTGGGGCGCGTCACCAGATTCCGTTGATGCTGAAGCGGGGCGGTGGCTCGATCGTCTTTATCTCCAGCTTCGTCGGCACCAGTGCCGGCATACCGGGCATGACGGCCTATGGTGCGTCGAAGGCGGCGCTGATGGGGCTGGTGAAAGGCATTACCGCAGATTATGCCGTGCAGGGCATTCGCGCCAATGGGCTGCTTCCCGGCGGGGTCGACACACCCATGGCCGGAGATGCGGCACAGAAGGAATGGGCTGCAGGCCTTCATGCGATGAAACGCATCGCCGAGCCGGAAGAACTGGCGCAGGCCGCGCTTTTCCTCGCAAGCCCGATGTCTAGTTTCGTCGCCGGGGCGGCGCTGTTTGCCGATGGCGGCAATGCCGCGGTGAAGTAA
- the hflK gene encoding FtsH protease activity modulator HflK: MPWSNQNGGGGPWGGGGGGNNQGGGGGPWGQGPNRPRGGGGGNNGGPPDLEEIIRRSQDRFKNVLPGGFNGGAVAILVLVVLVFLGIQSIYTVQPDERGVELRFGRPKDEISMPGLHFHLWPIETVEIVKVTEQQQNIGSRASSSSSSGVMLTGDQNIVNVQFSVLYTVSDPKSYLFNVDSPAETLQQVSESAMREVVGRRPAQDIFRDNRQAIAGDVRSIIQSTMDGYGAGISINAVAIEDAAPPREVADAFDEVQRAEQDEDRFVQEANQYANQKLGAARGQAAQIVEEANAYKSRVVNEAEGEAQRFISIYDQYRTAPDVTRQRMFLETMEQVLKGSNKVIIDEKQGVVPYLPLNEIMRGNTGAAQQGGN, from the coding sequence ATGCCCTGGAGCAATCAGAATGGCGGCGGCGGCCCTTGGGGCGGCGGCGGTGGAGGAAACAACCAGGGTGGCGGTGGCGGCCCGTGGGGACAGGGGCCTAACCGGCCTCGCGGCGGCGGTGGCGGCAACAATGGCGGCCCACCTGATCTGGAAGAGATCATCCGGCGCAGTCAGGACCGTTTCAAGAATGTCCTGCCGGGTGGCTTCAACGGTGGCGCGGTTGCGATTCTCGTTCTTGTCGTCCTCGTTTTCCTCGGCATCCAGTCCATCTATACCGTCCAGCCGGATGAGCGTGGCGTTGAGCTGCGTTTCGGACGTCCCAAGGACGAGATCTCGATGCCCGGCCTGCATTTCCATCTGTGGCCAATCGAGACGGTTGAGATCGTCAAGGTTACGGAACAGCAGCAGAATATCGGCTCGCGCGCCTCGTCGTCCTCATCGAGCGGCGTGATGCTGACCGGCGACCAGAACATCGTCAACGTGCAGTTCTCGGTGCTCTATACGGTCTCTGATCCGAAATCCTATCTCTTCAACGTCGACAGCCCGGCCGAGACGCTGCAGCAGGTTTCCGAAAGCGCCATGCGCGAAGTGGTCGGCCGTCGTCCGGCGCAGGATATTTTCCGCGATAACCGTCAGGCCATTGCGGGCGATGTACGCAGCATCATCCAGTCCACCATGGACGGTTATGGCGCCGGCATTTCCATCAATGCGGTCGCCATCGAAGATGCGGCGCCGCCGCGCGAAGTGGCCGATGCCTTTGATGAGGTGCAGCGCGCCGAGCAGGATGAAGATCGCTTCGTTCAGGAAGCCAACCAGTATGCCAACCAGAAATTGGGTGCGGCACGCGGTCAGGCGGCACAGATCGTTGAAGAGGCGAACGCTTACAAGTCGCGTGTCGTCAACGAGGCCGAGGGTGAGGCGCAGCGCTTCATCTCCATCTACGACCAGTATCGCACGGCACCTGATGTGACCCGTCAGCGCATGTTCCTTGAAACCATGGAACAGGTCCTGAAGGGCTCCAACAAGGTCATCATCGACGAAAAGCAGGGCGTGGTGCCTTATCTGCCTCTGAATGAGATCATGCGCGGCAATACGGGCGCAGCACAGCAGGGAGGCAACTGA
- a CDS encoding Do family serine endopeptidase — MAVTLLSPFRNSIAAVAGIALVAGSLSAPVAARAQSHGPESVADLAEPLLDAVVNISTSQNVKTEGKGPVPPKLPEGSPFQEFFKDYFDSQKPEGGEKVNSLGSGFVIDPAGYVVTNNHVIEGADAIEVIFPNGSKLKATLVGTDTKTDLSVLKVEPKTPLKAVKFGDSRSMRIGDWVMAIGNPFGLGGSLTVGVISARGRNINAGPYDNFIQTDAAINKGNSGGPLFNMKGEVIGINTAIISPSGGSIGIGFAVPTELAQNIVQQLIEFGETRRGWLGVRVQPVTDDVAASLGMESAKGALISGVAKGGPVENGPIQAGDVVLKFDGKDIHEMRDLLRIVAESPVGKEVDVVILRDGKEETVKVKLGQLQDTTDEKAATEDPQAEDGDGGVVAPDDDGGTDDQAQDQTPEVREAPQSVLGMNLVVLSNELRTEKGIAESVEGVLVASVDPGSPAEQKGMKPGDIIVEVGQDFMEVPGDVLVRINGLKSEGRKNAHMMVADAQGNLRVVALPLE; from the coding sequence ATGGCCGTGACCCTTCTTTCGCCTTTTCGCAACAGCATTGCCGCAGTCGCGGGCATCGCGCTTGTGGCGGGTAGCCTTTCGGCACCGGTTGCAGCGAGAGCGCAGAGCCATGGGCCGGAATCGGTGGCCGATCTTGCCGAGCCGCTTCTGGATGCGGTGGTGAATATTTCGACGTCGCAGAACGTCAAGACCGAGGGCAAGGGACCTGTTCCGCCAAAGCTGCCGGAGGGGTCGCCCTTCCAGGAATTCTTCAAGGATTATTTCGACAGCCAGAAGCCGGAGGGCGGTGAAAAGGTCAATTCACTGGGTTCCGGTTTCGTCATTGATCCCGCCGGTTATGTCGTCACCAACAACCACGTCATCGAGGGTGCTGATGCCATCGAGGTGATTTTCCCGAATGGCTCGAAGCTGAAGGCAACGCTTGTTGGCACCGATACCAAGACCGACCTTTCGGTCTTGAAGGTAGAGCCGAAAACGCCGCTCAAGGCCGTCAAGTTCGGCGATTCGCGCAGCATGCGTATCGGCGACTGGGTAATGGCCATCGGCAACCCCTTCGGCCTTGGCGGTTCGCTGACTGTCGGCGTCATTTCCGCGCGTGGCCGCAATATCAATGCCGGCCCCTATGACAATTTCATCCAGACGGATGCGGCGATCAACAAGGGCAATTCGGGTGGTCCGCTCTTCAACATGAAGGGCGAGGTGATCGGCATCAACACCGCGATCATTTCCCCGAGTGGTGGTTCGATCGGTATCGGTTTCGCCGTTCCGACGGAACTTGCGCAGAATATCGTGCAGCAGCTGATCGAATTCGGCGAGACCCGTCGCGGCTGGCTCGGCGTTCGCGTTCAGCCCGTCACGGATGATGTGGCGGCAAGCCTTGGCATGGAAAGCGCCAAGGGTGCGCTTATCTCCGGCGTCGCCAAGGGCGGCCCGGTGGAGAACGGCCCTATCCAGGCCGGCGATGTCGTGCTGAAATTCGATGGCAAGGACATTCATGAAATGCGTGATCTCTTGCGGATCGTGGCGGAAAGCCCGGTTGGCAAGGAAGTCGATGTGGTGATCCTGCGCGACGGCAAGGAGGAGACGGTCAAGGTCAAGCTCGGGCAATTGCAGGATACGACCGACGAAAAGGCCGCGACCGAAGACCCGCAGGCCGAAGATGGCGATGGCGGCGTGGTTGCGCCTGATGATGATGGCGGCACCGACGATCAGGCGCAGGACCAGACGCCGGAAGTGCGTGAAGCGCCGCAGAGCGTGCTTGGCATGAACCTCGTCGTCCTCAGCAATGAGCTGCGCACGGAAAAGGGCATTGCCGAAAGCGTCGAAGGTGTACTGGTCGCAAGCGTCGATCCGGGTTCGCCGGCCGAACAGAAGGGCATGAAACCGGGCGATATCATCGTCGAAGTCGGGCAGGACTTCATGGAAGTTCCCGGTGACGTGCTGGTGCGGATCAACGGCCTGAAATCCGAAGGCCGCAAGAATGCGCATATGATGGTTGCCGATGCGCAGGGCAATCTGCGCGTGGTGGCGCTGCCGCTGGAGTAA
- a CDS encoding GNAT family N-acetyltransferase yields MIIRETPRLILREWKESDRDLFREINADEKVMEFFPFRRSHAEADAVLETINGMIRGSGYGFYAMELRETGEVMGFCGISPVMNLDPPFPIGTMEIGWRLATRYWGHGYVTEAAQSLLVMAFDEKETPEIVSFAVHDNHRSTRVMERIGLKRDPSRDFDHPRVPDDTHPHLRPHVTYALTLAEWRERQSQ; encoded by the coding sequence ATGATCATCCGCGAAACACCAAGGCTCATTCTGCGCGAGTGGAAGGAGAGCGACCGCGACCTGTTCCGGGAAATCAATGCCGACGAAAAGGTCATGGAGTTCTTCCCCTTCCGCCGCAGCCATGCGGAAGCGGATGCGGTTCTGGAAACAATCAACGGCATGATCCGTGGCAGCGGTTATGGCTTCTACGCCATGGAGCTGCGCGAAACCGGCGAAGTCATGGGTTTCTGCGGCATATCGCCCGTCATGAACCTCGATCCGCCCTTCCCGATTGGTACCATGGAGATCGGCTGGCGGCTGGCCACCCGTTATTGGGGCCACGGCTATGTCACCGAAGCCGCACAATCGCTGCTCGTCATGGCCTTTGATGAAAAGGAAACGCCGGAAATCGTCTCCTTCGCCGTCCACGACAACCACCGCTCGACCCGCGTGATGGAGCGCATCGGCCTGAAGCGTGACCCGTCACGCGATTTCGATCATCCACGCGTGCCTGATGACACCCATCCGCATCTGCGTCCGCATGTGACCTATGCGCTGACGCTGGCGGAATGGCGGGAACGGCAGTCGCAATAA
- a CDS encoding ribbon-helix-helix domain-containing protein, producing the protein MIRKHSATLHGHRTSISLEDAFWEELKTIAEKRKISFAALLAEIDDNRPVDSNLSSSLRVYVLNWLKTR; encoded by the coding sequence ATGATCCGCAAGCACTCAGCAACATTACACGGCCACCGCACCAGCATTTCACTTGAAGATGCCTTCTGGGAAGAACTGAAGACGATTGCCGAAAAGCGCAAGATCAGCTTCGCTGCCCTGCTGGCGGAAATTGATGACAACCGGCCCGTCGACAGCAATCTGTCCTCGTCTTTGCGCGTTTATGTGCTGAACTGGCTGAAGACAAGGTAA
- the serB gene encoding phosphoserine phosphatase SerB, with protein sequence MALVATLIANPSNPVLTPALGETAAKAVNASGLYWLADGVACDIALPSGTNAEEARNAIAGALTGQPIDIVIQEQDQRRKKLLIADMDSTMIGQECIDELAAEVGLKDKVSTITARAMNGEIAFEPALRERVALLKGLPVSVIDDVIEKRITLTSGGKELIATMKAKGYYTALVSGGFTVFTGRVAAMLGFDENRANLLGEANGELDGTVAEPILGKQAKVDALNDIAAKLGISPEEAMAVGDGANDLGMLHLAGAGVALHAKPAVAAEAQMRIDHGDLTALLYIQGYRKTDFVTP encoded by the coding sequence CACCGGCCCTCGGCGAAACCGCCGCTAAGGCCGTCAATGCGTCAGGTCTTTACTGGCTGGCGGATGGTGTCGCCTGCGATATCGCTTTGCCTTCCGGCACCAATGCCGAAGAGGCCCGCAACGCGATTGCCGGCGCGCTCACTGGCCAGCCGATCGATATCGTCATCCAGGAGCAGGACCAGCGCCGCAAGAAACTTCTGATCGCCGATATGGATTCGACCATGATCGGCCAGGAATGCATCGACGAGCTGGCGGCCGAAGTCGGCCTGAAGGACAAGGTTTCCACCATCACCGCCCGCGCCATGAATGGCGAGATCGCTTTTGAGCCGGCACTCCGGGAACGCGTGGCGCTGCTGAAGGGCTTGCCGGTCTCAGTGATCGACGACGTCATCGAAAAGCGCATCACGCTGACATCAGGCGGCAAGGAACTGATCGCCACCATGAAGGCGAAGGGCTACTACACCGCACTCGTTTCCGGTGGCTTCACGGTCTTCACCGGCCGGGTCGCGGCCATGCTGGGTTTCGATGAAAACCGCGCCAATCTGCTCGGCGAAGCCAATGGCGAGCTTGACGGCACCGTTGCCGAACCCATCCTCGGCAAACAGGCCAAGGTGGACGCACTGAATGACATTGCCGCAAAGCTCGGCATCTCGCCGGAAGAGGCGATGGCGGTCGGCGATGGCGCCAACGATCTCGGCATGCTGCATCTGGCCGGCGCAGGTGTTGCCCTGCACGCCAAGCCTGCCGTCGCGGCTGAAGCGCAGATGCGCATCGACCACGGCGATCTCACCGCGCTGCTTTACATTCAGGGCTACCGCAAGACGGATTTTGTCACTCCATGA
- the hflC gene encoding protease modulator HflC: MGNRLTAILVGLAAVLFLGYSSIFVVNERQQAIVVRFGQIQDVKTAPGLYFKLPFAFMDADRVQYVENRALRFDHDNIRVQVSGGKFYEVDAFVVYRITDARRFRQTVSGDQMSAESRLRTRLDASLRRVYGLRGFESALSDARASMMQEVRDDLRPDAESLGISIVDVRIRRTDLTQEVSQQTFERMKSERLAEAELIRARGNEEAQRRRAIADRQVVEFESDARRQSEVLRGEGDANRNRIFGEAFQRDPNFFEFYRSMAAYSNSLNGTGTTLVLSPDSTFFRYFNDINGAPSAAPAAPAAPAPAN; encoded by the coding sequence ATGGGTAACCGTCTTACTGCCATTCTCGTCGGCCTCGCCGCCGTGCTTTTCCTCGGCTATTCATCGATCTTCGTCGTCAACGAGCGCCAGCAGGCAATCGTCGTGCGCTTCGGTCAGATCCAGGATGTAAAAACCGCGCCGGGCCTCTACTTCAAGCTGCCCTTCGCGTTCATGGATGCCGACCGGGTGCAATATGTCGAGAACCGGGCGCTGCGCTTCGATCACGACAATATCCGTGTTCAGGTTTCGGGCGGCAAGTTCTATGAAGTAGACGCCTTCGTCGTTTATCGCATCACGGATGCACGCCGTTTCCGCCAGACCGTTTCGGGTGACCAGATGTCGGCCGAATCGCGTCTTCGCACCCGTCTCGACGCATCTTTGCGCCGGGTCTACGGTCTTCGCGGCTTTGAATCGGCGCTTTCTGATGCACGCGCATCGATGATGCAGGAAGTGCGTGACGATCTGCGCCCTGATGCGGAATCGCTCGGCATCAGCATCGTGGATGTCCGCATCCGCCGTACCGATCTGACGCAGGAAGTGTCGCAGCAGACCTTCGAGCGCATGAAGTCGGAACGTCTGGCTGAAGCTGAACTCATCCGCGCCCGCGGTAATGAAGAAGCCCAGCGCCGCCGCGCTATCGCCGACCGTCAGGTCGTCGAGTTCGAGTCCGATGCGCGTCGTCAGTCTGAAGTGCTGCGCGGTGAAGGTGATGCCAACCGTAACCGCATATTCGGCGAAGCTTTCCAGCGCGATCCGAACTTCTTCGAGTTCTATCGCTCCATGGCGGCCTATTCCAATTCGCTGAACGGCACCGGTACGACGCTGGTCCTGTCCCCGGACTCGACCTTCTTCCGTTACTTCAACGACATCAACGGTGCTCCGTCTGCGGCTCCTGCCGCACCTGCAGCGCCTGCGCCGGCGAACTGA
- a CDS encoding DUF4169 family protein, with translation MAADIVNLRQFRKQKARNEKEKQAEQNRLSFGRSKTEKNLTSALNEKAEKALDQGRLEKGDGGADRD, from the coding sequence ATGGCCGCCGATATCGTCAATCTGCGTCAGTTTCGGAAGCAGAAAGCCCGCAACGAAAAGGAAAAACAGGCGGAACAGAACCGCCTGTCCTTCGGCCGCAGCAAGACCGAAAAAAATCTGACATCAGCCCTCAATGAGAAAGCTGAAAAGGCGCTCGATCAAGGGCGGCTCGAAAAGGGTGATGGCGGGGCCGACAGGGACTGA
- a CDS encoding DUF2853 family protein, with protein sequence MTDYLADVKKYDAAADEAIVGKIVKHLGIALRNRDSSLVSASDPEELARVKASWCGKKLGVTDDSADKAIDATAKAMAADRSKSRVTFYYLVAKELGKLQSL encoded by the coding sequence ATGACCGACTATCTCGCAGATGTGAAGAAATACGATGCGGCAGCCGACGAAGCCATCGTTGGCAAAATCGTCAAGCATCTCGGCATTGCGTTGCGCAACCGGGATTCATCGCTGGTGTCCGCTTCCGATCCGGAAGAGCTTGCGCGCGTCAAGGCAAGCTGGTGCGGCAAGAAGCTCGGCGTGACCGACGATAGCGCCGACAAGGCGATCGACGCCACTGCGAAAGCCATGGCTGCGGACCGCTCCAAGTCGCGCGTGACCTTCTATTATCTGGTGGCCAAGGAACTGGGCAAACTCCAGTCGCTTTGA